The following coding sequences are from one Triticum aestivum cultivar Chinese Spring chromosome 5A, IWGSC CS RefSeq v2.1, whole genome shotgun sequence window:
- the LOC123108407 gene encoding protein HOTHEAD: MAPPGLHGLPVALVIAAAVLGSFCLRLAASQQQGEEAAGEEAERQRYNFRFVRHARDAPLVSHYNYIVVGGGTAGCPLAATLSERSRVLLLERGGYPYGNRNVSSEYHFADALADTSPWSPAQRFVSEDGVVNARARVLGGGSCLNAGFYTRASSEYVRAAGWDARLVNASYRWVERELVFRPEVPRWQSALREGLLQTGVTPDNGYTFDHVPGTKIGGTIFDSAGRRHTAADFLRSANPRRLTVFLHATVSQILFRRREGSASPVAYGVVFTDPMGVQHRVYLRGVGRSEVILSAGTLGSPQLLMLSGVGPRAHLERHGVRAVVDRPMVGQGVADNPMNSVFVPSPVPVALSLVQVVGVTRFGSFIEGVSGSQFGIPLHSRRRAHSFGMFSPMTGQLGTLPPRERTAEAMRRAAEVMQGLDRRAFRGGFILEKILGPLSTGHVELRSTDPHANPAVTFNYFRDPRDVERCVRGIQTIERVVRSRAFARFTYANATAMDAAFDRAALAKFLNLLPRHPRDTRPLQQYCRDTVMTIWHYHGGCHVGPVVDQDYRVIGVAGLRVVDSSTFKYSPGTNPQATVMMLGRYMGLRIQEEGWRPGPRN, encoded by the exons ATGGCGCCGCCTGGCCTTCACGGCTTACCCGTGGCGCTTGTCATCGCCGCCGCGGTTCTTGGCTCGTTCTGCCTCAGACTCGCCGCCTCACAGCAGCAGGGAGAGGAAgctgcgggggaggaggcggagagGCAGAGGTACAACTTCCGGTTCGTGCGGCACGCGCGGGACGCGCCGCTCGTGTCCCACTACAACTACATCGTGGTCGGCGGCGGCACGGCCGGGTGCCCGCTGGCGGCGACGCTGTCGGAGCGCTCGCGCGTGCTCCTCCTGGAGCGCGGTGGCTACCCGTACGGCAACCGCAACGTGTCGAGCGAGTACCACTTCGCGGACGCGCTGGCGGAcacgtcgccgtggtcgccggcgcaGCGGTTCGTGTCGGAGGACGGCGTGGTGAACGCCCGCGCGCGCGTGCTTGGCGGCGGGAGCTGCCTCAACGCCGGGTTCTACACGCGCGCCAGCAGCGAGTACGTGCGCGCCGCCGGGTGGGACGCGCGCCTGGTGAACGCGTCGTATCGGTGGGTGGAGCGCGAGCTGGTGTTCCGCCCGGAGGTGCCGCGGTGGCAGTCCGCGCTCCGGGAGGGCCTCCTCCAGACCGGCGTCACCCCGGACAACGGCTACACCTTCGACCACGTCCCCGGCACCAAGATCGGCGGCACCATCTTCGACAGCGCCGGCCGCCGCCACACCGCCGCCGACTTCCTCCGCAGCGCCAACCCGCGACGCCTCACCGTGTTCCTGCACGCCACCGTGTCGCAGATCCTCTTCCGGCGCAGAG AGGGGTCGGCGAGCCCGGTGGCGTACGGCGTGGTGTTCACGGACCCGATGGGGGTGCAGCACCGCGTGTACCTGCGGGGCGTGGGGAGAAGCGAGGTGATCCTGTCGGCGGGGACGCTGGGGAGCCCGCAGCTGCTGATGCTGAGCGGCGTCGGCCCGCGCGCGCACCTGGAGAGGCACGGCGTCCGCGCCGTCGTGGACCGCCCCATGGTCGGGCAGGGCGTGGCCGACAACCCCATGAACTCGGTGTTCGTCCCGTCCCCCGTCCCCGTGGCGCTCTCCCTGGTCCAGGTCGTCGGCGTCACCCGCTTCGGCAGCTTCATCGAGGGCGTCAGCGGCTCCCAGTTCGGCATCCCcctccactcccgccgccgcgcccactCCTTCGGCATGTTCTCCCCCATG ACGGGGCAGCTGGGGACGCTGCCGCCGAGGGAGAGGACGGCGGAGGCgatgcggcgggcggcggaggtgaTGCAGGGGCTGGACCGGCGGGCGTTCCGGGGCGGCTTCATCCTGGAGAAGATCCTGGGGCCGCTGTCGACGGGGCACGTGGAGCTGCGGTCGACGGACCCGCACGCGAACCCGGCGGTGACCTTCAACTACTTCCGGGACCCCAGGGACGTGGAGCGGTGCGTGCGCGGGATCCAGACCATCGAGCGGGTGGTGCGGTCGCGGGCATTCGCCCGCTTCACCTACGCCAACGCGACCGCCATGGACGCCGCCTTCGACCGCGCCGCGCTGGCCAAGTTCCTCAACCTGCTGCCCCGGCACCCCCGGGACACCCGCCCGCTGCAGCAGTACTGCCGGGACACCGTGATGACCATCTGGCACTACCACGGCGGCTGCCACGTCGGGCCCGTCGTCGACCAGGACTACCGCGTCATCGGcgtcgccggcctccgcgtcgtcgaCAGCTCCACCTTCAAGTACTCCCCCGGCACCAACCCGCAGGCCACCGTCATGATGCTCGGCAG GTACATGGGGCTCAGGATTCAGGAGGAGGGATGGAGACCAGGACCCAGAAATTAA